In Gossypium raimondii isolate GPD5lz chromosome 12, ASM2569854v1, whole genome shotgun sequence, a single window of DNA contains:
- the LOC105765729 gene encoding triose phosphate/phosphate translocator, non-green plastid, chloroplastic, giving the protein MQSAAYSLSSPCSIPSLKPRKFGSRAGSQPIRVSSSFAAPERHEHSVSLPNRSWRLSSSSSLPLRAWNLVPSDSKPDRFEVRATAAESAGEGEKSGSLVKTLELGLLFGLWYLFNIYFNIYNKQVLKVFHYPVTISAVQFAVGTIIVSLMWTFNLYKKPKVSGEQLVAIVPLALVHILGNLFTNMSLGKVAVSFTHTIKAMEPFFSVVLSAMFLGELPTLWVVGSLLPIVGGVVLASVTEASFNWPGFWSAMASNLANQSRNVLSKKLMVKKEESLDNITLFSIITIMSFILLAPVAIFVEGIKFTPAYMQSAGLNVKEVVVRSLLAALSFHAYQQVSYMILQRVSPVTHSVGNCVKRVVVIVSSVIFFKTPVSLINSLGTGIALAGVFLYSRVKRIKPKAKAA; this is encoded by the exons atGCAAAGCGCAGCGTATTCTTTGTCTTCTCCCTGTTCGATTCCATCTCTGAAGCCGCGAAAATTCGGTTCCCGCGCTGGATCTCAACCTATTCGCGTTTCATCTTCTTTTGCCGCTCCTGAACGGCATGAACATTCCGTTTCTTTGCCTAATAGATCGTGGCGGCTCTCTTCCTCCTCGTCCTTGCCGCTTAGGGCCTGGAACTTAGTTCCTTCCGATTCAAAACCGGATCGCTTTGAAGTTAGAGCCACGGCGGCGGAGAGTGCAGGTGAAGGCGAGAAGTCAGGGAGCCTGGTCAAGACCTTGGAGCTTGGACTGTTGTTTGGTTTGTGGTACCTCTTCAATATCTACTTCAATATCTACAACAAACAG GTTCTTAAGGTCTTCCATTACCCTGTAACTATCAGTGCAGTTCAGTTCGCTGTTGGGACGATAATTGTTTCCCTAATGTGGACGTTTAACTTGTATAAGAAGCCGAAAGTTAGTGGTGAACAg CTAGTAGCAATTGTGCCTCTTGCTTTGGTGCATATCTTGGGCAACCTCTTTACGAATATGAGTCTAGGAAAAGTGGCTGTTTCTTTCACTCACACCATTAAAGCTATGGAGCCATTCTTCTCAGTTGTGCTTTCTGCAATGTTTTTAGGAGag CTGCCAACTCTTTGGGTAGTTGGTTCACTTCTACCAATTGTTGGAGGGGTTGTACTTGCATCTGTTACTGAGGCATCTTTCAATTG GCCTGGATTTTGGAGTGCAATGGCTTCCAATTTGGCAAACCAGTCCCGTAATGTTCTTAGCAAAAAACTCATGGTTAAGAAAGAG GAATCGCTGGACAACATTACCCTCTTCTCAATAATAACAATTATGTCCTTTATCTTGCTAGCTCCTGTGGCTATCTTTGTGGAAGGCATAAAGTTTACCCCTGCCTACATGCAATCTGCT GGTTTGAATGTTAAAGAAGTTGTTGTAAGATCTCTGCTTGCTGCTCTTTCCTTCCATGCCTATCAGCAG GTTTCATATATGATACTGCAAAGGGTGTCCCCTGTTACTCATTCAGTGGGCAACTGTGTAAAGCGGGTGGTTGTTATTGTCAGCTCTGTTATTTTCTTCAAGACACCTGTCTCACTGATCAATTCTCTTG GCACTGGAATTGCTCTCGCTGGAGTTTTCCTGTATTCTAGGGTGAAGCGAATTAAGCCGAAGGCAAAGGCAGCCTAA